The DNA window AGGACAGATCAACTCGCAGAAGAATTTGCTAAATATAGCGAAAATAGATTTGGTGATTTAAATAATTTAGAACCTGATGAAAAAACTAGTGTTGCATATGCCCACACAACAAATCACCAATATAGAATTGATGCAGATAATATTGCAGAAGAAAATTTTCAAAAACACCTACTAAATGTTGAAAATATAGTTGTTAGTGAAACTAATAATAGAAATATGATGTCAGGTGATGTCGCAATTAATGCAACCTTCATAACTGGTGCAGCACTTGTTGGAAAATATCAAGGAATTGAAATTCCTCCCGAACTAATTGGAATGGGAATTACAGCAGTAGCTTTAGCAGTCGCAATAAACCAACAAGAAAGAATCATAAATGGAATTACGAAATATGCAAGAAAATTAATGAATTAAAATGACCCATATAAAACCAGTTTCAGAAAAAAAAGCAATCATTCTAGATAATGAATGGGTCCTTGTTAAAAATGATTGGAATTTAGTTGCAAGATTATTCTCAGAAACATTTGGCACAAAACCTTTAACTGGAAAACAATTCAAACAAGCATTAAAATTATATGATCAATCTCAAACCAATCCATTATACCAACACAACAGAGGAAATATTAGTTCTGACGAATTTTGGTTACAAGTTCTTAATTATCACAAAATTCCAACAACTAATGAAAATATTGAATTTGCAAAAGGAGTTTTAGAACAATTAACAACCAACGTAGAAGAAACATCTATCGAGGCAGTAAAAAATATATTTGAGTCTCAAAATTATGAATTAATTATGCTTTCAAATTCAACTCCAGATATAAGATGCGGAAACATGAAACGACACAATTATTTTCAGTGGTTCGCCCAAATATATTTTTCATTTGAAACGGGATATAGAAAACCAGAAAAAGGTGCATACGAAAATATTCTTCGCGCACGAGATTTAAAACCACAAAATTGCATATTTGTGGACGATAAAGAAGAAAATTTAGAAGGTGCAAAAGCAGCAGGAATTCATGTTGTAAAATATAAAATTGGAGATAAAAAAACTTTGCAAGAAGTGGTTAATGAAAAACTATGCGAACTTAGTTGGGAACAAATTTAATCAAAATTTAAAAGAAAAAAATTTAAAAGAAATTCTAAAAATATTTATTTACTTAACTTCTTCATCAACAAACCCAAACAATACTGTTGATGCCATCTGTGTTGTTCTAATAACTTCACCAATATGATATAGTGCAACTGCATTAACTCCCGTATTTTCTGCAAGAAGAGGATATAAGTAT is part of the Candidatus Woesearchaeota archaeon genome and encodes:
- a CDS encoding HAD-IA family hydrolase: MTHIKPVSEKKAIILDNEWVLVKNDWNLVARLFSETFGTKPLTGKQFKQALKLYDQSQTNPLYQHNRGNISSDEFWLQVLNYHKIPTTNENIEFAKGVLEQLTTNVEETSIEAVKNIFESQNYELIMLSNSTPDIRCGNMKRHNYFQWFAQIYFSFETGYRKPEKGAYENILRARDLKPQNCIFVDDKEENLEGAKAAGIHVVKYKIGDKKTLQEVVNEKLCELSWEQI